Proteins found in one Triticum aestivum cultivar Chinese Spring chromosome 4D, IWGSC CS RefSeq v2.1, whole genome shotgun sequence genomic segment:
- the LOC123098401 gene encoding extensin-like isoform X1 produces the protein MLQLEEQTQARKTGTPHLFHTTTRPAPPPAAPAAQPPPGWRPSPNYKGKHPIYRPPKQESPSASSSSAPAPSAPMAPPASAPTPPPWRPSHDPWTGLVQAWPMPWSAPSPYGAPPAYAWTWTSGMRPSTDAPGLLGSRPPPHAYIAYASLYHSLAAPTASSAYPYGAPPAAYWDLAVPPAPASAPTYPPPAAPTASASTTPPPTWDQAAFIAAMNSLTTQDSGHLHHFLGIAVTHSSSGLFFSQRQYAIDILSKAGMLDCHPARTPADTGSKLSLASEPIPYSVSQAHRSFAVPNPNSP, from the exons ATGCTGCAGCTCGAGGAGCAGACGCAGGCTCGCAAGACGGGCACGCCTCATCTCTTCCACACCACGACTCGTCCTGCTCCGCCGCCAGCCGCGCCTGCTGCTCAACCTCCTCCTGGATGGCGTCCAAGTCCTAACTACAAGGGCAAGCACCCAATTTACCGTCCTCCCAAGCAGGAGTCGCCATCTGCTTCGTCGTCTTCGGCGCCTGCACCATCGGCTCCCATGGCGCCTCCGGCTTCGGCTCCAACTCCACCACCGTGGCGCCCTTCGCATGACCCTTGGACGGGGCTTGTGCAAGCCTGGCCGATGCCCTGGTCCGCGCCATCACCGTACGGAGCTCCACCAGCCTATGCATGGACTTGGACGTCGGGCATGCGTCCTTCGACTGACGCCCCAGGCCTTCTCGGTTCGCGGCCGCCGCCGCACGCCTACATAGCGTACGCTTCGTTGTACCACTCTTTGGCGGCTCCGACGGCGTCATCTGCGTACCCCTACGGTGCACCACCTGCTGCCTACTGGGACTTGGCCGTCCCACCCGCACCGGCGTCTGCACCAACTTACCCTCCACCGGCGGCACCTACAGcttctgcttcgactacaccaccACCAACCTGGGATCAGGCTGCGTTCATTGCTGCCATGAACTCTCTTACCACTCAAGATTCAG GTCATTTACATCATTTTCTCGGCATCGCAGTAACTCACTCCTCCTCGGGACTTTTCTTCTCTCAACGCCAGTACGCCATTGACATCTTATCCAAAGCCGGCATGCTCGATTGCCATCCTGCGCGTACCCCTGCTGACACTGGTTCAAAGCTATCATTGGCCAGCGAACCCATTCCCTACTCTGTATCGCAAGCTCACAGGAGCTTTGCAGTACCTAACCCTAACTCGCCCTGA
- the LOC123098401 gene encoding extensin-like isoform X2, translating into MLQLEEQTQARKTGTPHLFHTTTRPAPPPAAPAAQPPPGWRPSPNYKGKHPIYRPPKQESPSASSSSAPAPSAPMAPPASAPTPPPWRPSHDPWTGLVQAWPMPWSAPSPYGAPPAYAWTWTSGMRPSTDAPGLLGSRPPPHAYIAYASLYHSLAAPTASSAYPYGAPPAAYWDLAVPPAPASAPTYPPPAAPTASASTTPPPTWDQAAFIAAMNSLTTQDSGSSQQGGDSSVQ; encoded by the exons ATGCTGCAGCTCGAGGAGCAGACGCAGGCTCGCAAGACGGGCACGCCTCATCTCTTCCACACCACGACTCGTCCTGCTCCGCCGCCAGCCGCGCCTGCTGCTCAACCTCCTCCTGGATGGCGTCCAAGTCCTAACTACAAGGGCAAGCACCCAATTTACCGTCCTCCCAAGCAGGAGTCGCCATCTGCTTCGTCGTCTTCGGCGCCTGCACCATCGGCTCCCATGGCGCCTCCGGCTTCGGCTCCAACTCCACCACCGTGGCGCCCTTCGCATGACCCTTGGACGGGGCTTGTGCAAGCCTGGCCGATGCCCTGGTCCGCGCCATCACCGTACGGAGCTCCACCAGCCTATGCATGGACTTGGACGTCGGGCATGCGTCCTTCGACTGACGCCCCAGGCCTTCTCGGTTCGCGGCCGCCGCCGCACGCCTACATAGCGTACGCTTCGTTGTACCACTCTTTGGCGGCTCCGACGGCGTCATCTGCGTACCCCTACGGTGCACCACCTGCTGCCTACTGGGACTTGGCCGTCCCACCCGCACCGGCGTCTGCACCAACTTACCCTCCACCGGCGGCACCTACAGcttctgcttcgactacaccaccACCAACCTGGGATCAGGCTGCGTTCATTGCTGCCATGAACTCTCTTACCACTCAAGATTCAG GATCTTCGCAGCAAGGAGGTGATAGCTCGGTTCAATAG